Proteins encoded by one window of Azoarcus sp. PA01:
- a CDS encoding alpha/beta fold hydrolase, whose amino-acid sequence MNVRNPSPATPPTIPEPPSRSRNPLDIKVHAALARATSSVSPMSLLLASIDWAGHLAGSPGKRLELVNLALEQNRRLVRYVRELARALPGSPAHECIEPPARDRRFIADEWHHWPFNLMHQSFLLADEWWQAATRGVPGVSRHHENVISFTARQWLDVFSPGNYLPTNPLVLKRTAEQGGTNLWRGLVNALDDLERVATGHPPAGAEDFVVGRDVAVTPGKVVLKNRLIELIQYAPTTEKVHPEPVLIVPAWIMKYYILDLSPHNSLVKYLVDQGHTVFCISWKNPGAKESDLDMEDYVQSGFHAALAAVNAIVPDRKVHAAGYCLGGTLLSIANAAMARDGDERLASMTLFAAQTDFTEPGELALFIDESEVSLLEAQMAETGYLTAGQMAGAFQLLRSYDLLWSRMVGEYLMGERAPMNDLMAWNADPTRMPARMHTQYLRLLFLNDDLSEGRYPVGGKPVALSDIDTPIFCVGTVTDHVAPWRSVHKLHYLTPAEITFVLTSGGHNAGIVSEPGRARRHFQILERPVGGNYVSPDEWLASAPRHEGSWWPEWVAWLKARSAAPVAPPTLGAPQSGYPVLEDAPGQYVREK is encoded by the coding sequence ATGAACGTGCGCAATCCTTCGCCCGCGACGCCCCCGACAATTCCGGAACCGCCCTCACGCAGCCGCAATCCGCTCGACATCAAGGTCCATGCCGCGCTGGCGCGGGCGACGTCGTCGGTTTCCCCGATGTCCCTGCTGCTCGCGAGCATCGACTGGGCCGGGCACCTGGCCGGTTCGCCAGGCAAACGGCTCGAGCTCGTCAACCTCGCCCTCGAACAGAACCGCCGCCTGGTGCGCTACGTCCGCGAACTCGCCCGTGCGCTGCCGGGTTCGCCCGCGCATGAATGCATCGAGCCTCCGGCGCGCGACCGGCGCTTCATCGCCGACGAATGGCATCACTGGCCATTCAACCTGATGCACCAGTCCTTCCTGCTCGCCGACGAATGGTGGCAGGCGGCGACGCGCGGCGTTCCCGGCGTCTCCCGGCATCACGAGAACGTCATCTCGTTCACCGCACGGCAGTGGCTCGACGTGTTTTCACCGGGCAATTATCTCCCGACGAATCCGCTCGTGCTCAAACGCACCGCCGAGCAGGGAGGAACGAACCTGTGGCGGGGACTGGTGAATGCGCTGGACGATCTCGAGCGCGTCGCGACCGGCCACCCTCCGGCCGGCGCCGAAGATTTCGTCGTCGGCCGCGATGTCGCCGTGACGCCGGGCAAAGTGGTGCTGAAGAACCGTCTGATCGAGCTGATCCAGTACGCGCCGACGACCGAAAAAGTCCATCCCGAACCGGTCCTGATCGTGCCGGCGTGGATCATGAAGTACTACATCCTCGATCTCTCACCGCACAATTCGCTCGTGAAGTATCTCGTCGACCAGGGACACACGGTGTTCTGCATCTCGTGGAAGAACCCCGGCGCCAAAGAGTCCGACCTCGACATGGAAGACTACGTGCAGTCCGGCTTCCATGCCGCGCTCGCCGCGGTCAATGCGATCGTCCCCGACCGCAAGGTGCATGCCGCCGGCTACTGTCTCGGCGGCACGCTGCTGTCGATCGCCAACGCGGCGATGGCGCGCGACGGCGACGAGCGGCTCGCGTCGATGACGCTGTTCGCCGCGCAGACCGATTTCACCGAGCCGGGCGAGCTGGCGCTTTTCATCGACGAAAGCGAAGTCAGCCTGCTCGAAGCCCAGATGGCCGAAACCGGCTATCTCACCGCCGGGCAGATGGCCGGCGCGTTCCAGTTGCTGCGTTCGTACGACCTGCTGTGGTCGCGCATGGTCGGCGAGTACCTGATGGGCGAGCGCGCGCCGATGAACGACCTGATGGCGTGGAACGCCGACCCGACGCGCATGCCCGCGCGCATGCACACGCAGTACCTGCGGCTGCTGTTTCTCAACGACGACCTGAGCGAAGGGCGTTACCCGGTCGGCGGCAAGCCCGTTGCGCTGAGCGACATCGACACACCGATTTTCTGTGTCGGCACGGTCACGGACCACGTCGCGCCGTGGCGGTCGGTCCACAAGCTGCATTACCTGACCCCGGCGGAAATCACCTTCGTGCTGACGAGCGGCGGCCACAATGCCGGCATCGTCAGCGAGCCCGGCCGCGCACGACGGCACTTCCAGATCCTCGAGCGACCGGTTGGTGGCAACTATGTCTCACCGGACGAGTGGCTCGCGAGCGCGCCACGACACGAAGGATCGTGGTGGCCGGAGTGGGTTGCCTGGCTGAAGGCGCGCTCGGCGGCCCCCGTCGCCCCACCGACACTGGGGGCACCGCAGTCCGGTTACCCCGTCCTCGAGGACGCTCCCGGCCAGTACGTGCGGGAAAAATAG
- a CDS encoding CBS domain-containing protein translates to MKSVAAILKEKRDPRVHTIGPDASVFEALERMAEHNVGALLVMEAGRLVGIVSERDYARKVILLARSSRDLRVRAIMSSPVMYVGLHQTNEECMALMTEKRLRHLPVVEAGKVVGIVSIGDLVKSIVAEQRFIIEQLEHYIAGDRGV, encoded by the coding sequence GTGAAAAGCGTCGCCGCCATTCTGAAGGAGAAGCGCGATCCGCGCGTCCACACGATCGGCCCCGACGCGTCGGTGTTCGAGGCGCTCGAACGGATGGCCGAACACAACGTCGGCGCGCTCCTCGTCATGGAAGCCGGGCGGCTCGTCGGCATCGTCAGCGAACGCGACTACGCGCGCAAAGTCATCCTGCTCGCGCGTTCGTCGAGGGATCTGCGGGTGCGCGCGATCATGTCGTCGCCGGTCATGTATGTGGGTTTGCACCAGACCAACGAGGAATGCATGGCGCTGATGACCGAAAAGCGGCTTCGCCATCTTCCCGTCGTCGAAGCGGGCAAGGTGGTCGGCATCGTGTCGATCGGCGACCTGGTGAAAAGCATCGTCGCGGAGCAGCGCTTCATCATCGAGCAGCTCGAACACTACATCGCCGGCGACCGCGGCGTCTGA
- a CDS encoding DUF2242 domain-containing protein, giving the protein MLQRTRFLSVIAVVGLLLAGCSSPQPVYRTETFEPESPFVNWSTQEPPVACDVGKRALLSQGYRIDSANPTSIRGEKFFQPKADHGITLHITLVCLPSNVGTVLYANALQTRYELKSSSNSTGVSVAGVGSISLPWTAHKEALVKVGEETVADPDFYRRLFALIDALDA; this is encoded by the coding sequence ATGCTCCAGCGCACGCGTTTTCTTTCGGTCATTGCTGTCGTCGGACTGCTCCTCGCCGGCTGCTCGTCTCCCCAGCCCGTCTACCGTACCGAAACTTTCGAACCCGAGTCCCCGTTCGTCAACTGGAGCACGCAGGAACCGCCTGTCGCATGCGACGTGGGCAAGCGCGCGCTGCTCAGCCAGGGTTACCGCATCGACAGCGCGAATCCGACGAGCATCCGCGGCGAGAAATTCTTCCAGCCGAAGGCGGACCATGGGATAACGCTCCACATCACGCTGGTGTGCCTGCCCAGCAACGTCGGAACGGTCCTGTACGCCAATGCGCTGCAGACGCGTTACGAGCTGAAGTCGAGTTCGAACAGCACCGGCGTCAGCGTCGCAGGCGTCGGCTCGATTTCGCTGCCGTGGACGGCGCACAAGGAAGCGCTGGTGAAAGTCGGCGAGGAAACCGTCGCCGACCCGGACTTCTATCGACGGCTTTTCGCCCTCATCGACGCCCTCGACGCCTGA
- a CDS encoding RNA methyltransferase, translating to MRIDDIRQRLQVSGAKPCHEERVLRAWTHALPLDGGRCRPEDFFPAPLRARLPALTAELAALAHVRSEHPGQDGARLLVELADGQTVESVLLPRDGLCVSTQVGCAVGCAFCMTGRDGLLRQLGSAEIVAQVVLARSRRVVRKVVFMGMGEPAHNLDNVLEAIALLGSEGGIGHKNLVFSTVGDRRVFERLPQGKVKPALALSLHTTRAALRTELMPRAPRIDPAELVELGETYARATGYPIQYQWTLLAGVNDDDEELDGIVRLLAGKYAVMNFIPYNSVAGTGFARPSWEHAAAMARHLHRRGILTKLRHSAGQDVDGGCGQLRARAATLEATHKPAEARPAETVLAQHGQA from the coding sequence ATGCGTATCGACGATATCCGCCAGCGCCTGCAGGTCAGCGGCGCCAAACCCTGCCACGAAGAGCGCGTACTGCGCGCCTGGACGCACGCACTCCCGCTCGACGGCGGCCGATGCCGGCCCGAGGATTTTTTCCCGGCGCCGCTGCGCGCCCGGCTGCCCGCGCTGACCGCGGAGCTCGCCGCGCTCGCGCACGTGCGCTCCGAACATCCCGGCCAGGACGGTGCGCGCCTGCTGGTCGAACTGGCCGACGGTCAGACTGTGGAGAGCGTGCTGCTGCCGCGCGACGGCCTGTGCGTGTCGACGCAGGTCGGCTGTGCCGTCGGATGCGCTTTCTGCATGACCGGCCGCGACGGCCTGCTGCGCCAACTCGGCAGCGCCGAGATCGTCGCGCAGGTGGTGCTCGCGCGCTCGCGCAGGGTCGTCCGCAAAGTCGTGTTCATGGGCATGGGCGAGCCCGCGCACAACCTCGACAACGTGCTCGAGGCGATCGCGCTGCTCGGCAGCGAAGGCGGGATCGGACACAAGAACCTGGTTTTCTCGACCGTCGGCGACCGGCGCGTGTTCGAGCGGCTGCCGCAGGGAAAGGTCAAGCCGGCGCTCGCGCTGTCGCTGCACACGACTCGCGCCGCGCTGCGCACGGAGCTCATGCCGCGCGCGCCACGCATCGACCCGGCCGAACTCGTCGAGCTCGGTGAAACCTACGCTCGCGCGACGGGCTATCCGATCCAGTATCAATGGACGTTGCTTGCAGGCGTCAACGACGACGACGAGGAACTCGACGGCATCGTTCGGCTGCTCGCCGGCAAGTACGCAGTGATGAACTTCATCCCGTACAACAGCGTCGCCGGCACGGGTTTCGCCCGTCCTTCGTGGGAGCACGCCGCGGCAATGGCGCGTCACCTGCATCGGCGCGGGATCCTGACGAAGCTGCGTCATTCGGCAGGGCAGGATGTCGATGGCGGCTGCGGGCAGTTGCGTGCCCGCGCGGCGACCTTGGAGGCGACGCACAAGCCGGCCGAAGCCAGGCCCGCTGAAACGGTCCTCGCGCAGCACGGGCAAGCCTGA